The proteins below come from a single Asanoa ferruginea genomic window:
- a CDS encoding cation:proton antiporter, with protein sequence MSVTATAFAILGAGALLAGVLPRLLERRPLSMPIAFLLLGMLVFALPTGLPTPDPIRFPAIATHLTEVGVIVALMGAGLKIDRPLGWRRWSSTWRLLAIAMPLTIAAVALLGWWWAGLVPATALLLGAALAPTDPVLASDVQVGEPTDEEDSEDEVRFALTSEAGLNDGLAFPFVFAAILLAQHGGSGWLTEWFTVDVLYKGVVGVVGGLVIGKLLGRLFFRPRSEALRLARHAEGFLALAATFLAYGLVEVAGGYGFLAVFVAARAIRSAERSSEYHQVLHDFAEQIERLLTVLLLLLFGGAVVGGLLTPLTWPAAAVAVALVFVVRPLAGWLSLRGGPGRPAEHWVIGMFGIRGIGSFYYLAYATSHAAFPGSALVWATVGLAVVVSVVVHGIAATPVMALLDRSGERTALARDGG encoded by the coding sequence GTGAGCGTCACCGCCACCGCGTTCGCCATCCTCGGTGCCGGTGCCCTGCTGGCCGGCGTGCTGCCGCGGCTGCTGGAGCGCCGTCCACTGTCGATGCCGATCGCGTTCCTGCTCCTCGGGATGCTGGTGTTCGCCCTGCCGACCGGGCTGCCGACGCCCGACCCGATCCGCTTCCCGGCGATCGCCACCCACCTGACCGAGGTCGGCGTGATCGTGGCGCTGATGGGCGCCGGGCTGAAGATCGACCGGCCGCTGGGCTGGCGGCGCTGGTCGTCGACCTGGCGGCTGCTGGCGATCGCGATGCCGCTGACCATCGCCGCCGTCGCGCTGCTCGGCTGGTGGTGGGCCGGCCTGGTGCCGGCGACCGCGCTGCTGCTCGGCGCCGCGCTGGCGCCGACCGACCCGGTGCTGGCCTCCGACGTGCAGGTCGGCGAGCCGACCGACGAGGAGGACTCGGAAGACGAGGTGCGCTTCGCGCTGACCTCGGAGGCCGGGCTCAACGACGGGCTGGCGTTCCCGTTCGTGTTCGCCGCCATCCTGCTCGCGCAGCACGGCGGTTCCGGCTGGCTCACCGAGTGGTTCACCGTGGACGTGCTCTACAAGGGAGTGGTCGGCGTCGTCGGCGGGCTGGTGATCGGCAAGCTGCTCGGCCGGCTGTTCTTCCGGCCCCGGTCGGAGGCGCTGCGGTTGGCCCGGCACGCGGAGGGCTTCCTCGCCCTGGCGGCGACCTTTCTGGCGTACGGGCTGGTCGAGGTGGCCGGCGGCTACGGGTTTCTCGCGGTGTTCGTCGCGGCCCGGGCGATCCGGTCGGCGGAGCGCTCGAGCGAATACCACCAGGTGCTGCACGACTTCGCCGAACAGATCGAGCGGCTGCTGACGGTGCTGCTCCTCCTCCTCTTCGGCGGCGCCGTGGTCGGCGGGCTGCTGACCCCGCTGACCTGGCCGGCGGCGGCGGTCGCGGTGGCCCTGGTGTTCGTGGTCCGGCCGCTGGCGGGCTGGCTCTCGCTGCGCGGCGGGCCCGGGCGGCCGGCCGAGCACTGGGTGATCGGCATGTTCGGGATCCGCGGCATCGGGTCGTTCTACTACCTGGCGTACGCGACGTCGCACGCTGCGTTCCCCGGCTCGGCACTGGTCTGGGCAACGGTGGGGCTGGCCGTCGTGGTTTCTGTCGTCGTACACGGAATTGCTGCGACGCCGGTCATGGCCCTGTTGGACCGGTCCGGCGAGCGCACCGCGCTGGCGCGGGACGGCGGATGA
- a CDS encoding HAD family hydrolase produces MSPPAGVLFDVDGTLIDSTYLHAVTWWEGFRAGGHDVPTAQIHRAVGMGADRLLDHLLGTERDKSNDDLVRAVHAERYAPFLARLRPLPGAAKLLRACHERGQLVALASSATPTELTAMRAALDADAAIDAATSSADAERTKPEPDIIEAALRLLSLDVNRAVYVGDSIWDVAACAKLGLPCVALTCGGTSRAELAGAGAVAVYEDPADLLAHLDESPLTVA; encoded by the coding sequence ATGAGCCCTCCCGCTGGCGTCCTCTTCGATGTCGACGGCACCCTGATCGACAGCACCTACCTGCACGCGGTCACGTGGTGGGAGGGCTTCCGCGCCGGTGGCCACGACGTGCCGACCGCCCAGATCCACCGGGCCGTCGGGATGGGCGCCGACCGGCTGCTCGACCACCTGCTCGGCACGGAACGCGACAAGTCGAACGATGATCTCGTACGCGCGGTGCACGCCGAGCGCTACGCGCCGTTCCTGGCCCGGCTGCGGCCGTTGCCGGGTGCGGCCAAGCTGTTGCGGGCCTGCCACGAGCGGGGCCAACTGGTGGCGCTGGCGTCGTCGGCGACGCCGACGGAGCTGACGGCGATGCGGGCCGCCCTCGACGCGGACGCGGCGATCGACGCCGCGACCTCGTCGGCCGACGCTGAGCGGACCAAGCCGGAGCCCGACATCATCGAGGCAGCGCTGCGGCTGCTCTCGCTCGACGTCAACCGGGCGGTCTACGTCGGCGATTCCATCTGGGATGTCGCCGCCTGCGCCAAGCTCGGCCTGCCCTGCGTCGCGCTCACCTGCGGCGGCACCTCCCGGGCCGAGCTCGCCGGCGCCGGTGCGGTCGCGGTCTACGAGGATCCGGCCGACCTGCTGGCCCACCTCGACGAGTCCCCGCTGACCGTGGCGTGA
- a CDS encoding ATP-binding SpoIIE family protein phosphatase — translation MSGSGASPTPPVWASTSDGWDPGLLAVVDLVLGSPVAMAFLHGDRLRLIYNDAYGQLLGERHPDAYGAPAAEAFGAAWDGPAGAAVRETLHTGFAPRDTELPSTADDEPDPALPTRGLSAVRDGSGRIAGVLIVAVEPVPVAHRLQGLTELAEALAGTLTLDEVARVALRYGLSSPDVQQVAFGVDDGDDWRVVRRVRGDVLDDADERLPPVWRRIPADSVAPLSVAAGAGLARFTADGHPLREAAQDRHDEKVRALAALPLRTPSLRGALTVGRHDQHPWSAAERALLTAAGKLVAQAAERARRFENQHGTAQLLQRSMLPENLPDDPRFRLAARYDPGVDGNAAGGDFYDAFLLPGGRLAAVLGDVAGHDVRAAALMGQVRAALRALALTDSTPTSVLTGLDRLVASLGAEARTDELFVTVAYAVIERDGRLTVATAGHPPPLVRHADGTADYLEVPTGTPLGLGGIRRSAVATLAPGDTLLLFSDGVIERRGLDLGAGLEKLAATVAGAVGGDPRTLCALASAAVGGTTDDDVAVLAVEHATAPSRSAGMEIPAEPTAPGRVRHWMSAQLTAWNVPEQVIGAAVLCASELTTNALLHAGTAARVQVDLSAERLLVAVSDSGTRGAVSRAHAETLSSRGRGLGLIEELSDAWGTDPAVRGSTVWFEIGIRASKGGERGIGVA, via the coding sequence ATGTCAGGCTCCGGTGCGTCGCCGACCCCGCCCGTGTGGGCGTCGACGTCCGACGGCTGGGACCCGGGGCTGCTGGCCGTCGTCGATCTGGTGCTCGGTTCGCCGGTCGCGATGGCCTTCCTGCACGGTGACCGGCTGCGCCTGATCTACAACGACGCCTACGGGCAACTGCTGGGCGAGCGCCACCCCGACGCCTACGGCGCACCGGCGGCCGAGGCGTTCGGCGCGGCCTGGGACGGCCCGGCCGGTGCGGCGGTCCGCGAGACGCTGCACACCGGGTTCGCGCCGCGTGACACCGAGTTGCCGTCGACCGCCGACGACGAGCCCGACCCGGCGCTGCCCACCCGCGGCCTGTCCGCCGTGCGCGACGGCAGCGGCCGGATCGCCGGGGTGCTGATCGTCGCGGTCGAACCGGTCCCGGTCGCACATCGCCTCCAGGGGCTCACCGAGTTGGCCGAGGCGCTCGCCGGCACGCTCACCCTCGACGAGGTGGCCCGGGTCGCGCTGCGCTACGGCCTGTCCTCCCCCGACGTGCAACAGGTGGCGTTCGGGGTCGACGACGGCGACGACTGGCGGGTGGTCCGCCGGGTGCGCGGCGACGTGCTCGACGACGCCGACGAGCGGCTGCCGCCGGTGTGGCGCCGGATCCCGGCCGACTCGGTCGCGCCGCTGTCGGTCGCGGCCGGCGCCGGGCTCGCGCGGTTCACCGCCGACGGCCACCCGCTGCGCGAGGCCGCCCAGGACCGGCACGACGAGAAGGTACGCGCACTCGCGGCGCTCCCCCTGCGTACGCCCTCGTTGCGGGGTGCGCTGACCGTCGGCCGGCACGACCAGCACCCCTGGTCGGCCGCCGAGCGGGCGTTGCTGACCGCCGCCGGCAAGCTGGTCGCCCAGGCGGCCGAGCGGGCCCGCCGCTTCGAGAACCAGCACGGCACCGCGCAGTTGTTGCAGCGCAGCATGCTGCCGGAGAACCTGCCCGACGACCCGCGGTTCCGGCTGGCCGCCCGCTACGACCCCGGTGTCGACGGCAACGCGGCCGGCGGCGACTTCTACGACGCGTTCCTGCTCCCCGGTGGCCGGCTCGCGGCGGTGCTCGGCGACGTGGCCGGGCACGACGTGCGGGCAGCGGCGCTGATGGGGCAGGTGCGGGCGGCGCTGCGGGCGCTGGCGCTGACCGACTCGACGCCGACCAGCGTGCTGACCGGCCTTGACCGGCTGGTCGCCAGCCTGGGTGCCGAGGCCCGCACCGACGAACTGTTCGTTACCGTGGCCTACGCCGTGATCGAGCGGGACGGGCGGCTGACCGTGGCGACCGCCGGCCACCCGCCGCCGCTGGTCCGGCATGCCGACGGCACGGCCGACTATCTCGAGGTGCCAACCGGCACTCCGCTCGGGCTGGGCGGCATCCGCCGGTCGGCCGTCGCGACCCTGGCCCCCGGCGACACGCTGCTGCTGTTCAGCGACGGCGTCATCGAGCGGCGCGGGCTCGACCTGGGTGCCGGGCTGGAGAAGCTCGCGGCGACCGTGGCGGGGGCGGTGGGCGGCGATCCGCGTACCCTGTGCGCTCTTGCCTCTGCCGCCGTCGGCGGCACCACCGACGACGACGTCGCGGTGCTGGCCGTCGAACACGCGACCGCGCCGAGCCGATCGGCGGGCATGGAGATCCCGGCCGAACCGACCGCGCCGGGCCGGGTCCGGCACTGGATGTCGGCTCAGCTCACCGCCTGGAACGTGCCCGAGCAGGTGATCGGCGCGGCGGTGCTGTGCGCCAGCGAACTGACCACCAACGCGCTGCTGCACGCCGGCACGGCCGCGCGGGTGCAGGTCGACCTGAGCGCCGAGCGGCTGCTGGTCGCGGTCTCCGACAGCGGCACCCGCGGCGCGGTCAGCCGGGCCCACGCCGAGACGCTCAGCAGCCGGGGACGCGGCCTGGGGCTGATCGAAGAGTTGAGTGACGCGTGGGGCACCGACCCGGCCGTCCGCGGCTCGACGGTCTGGTTCGAGATCGGGATCCGCGCATCGAAGGGCGGCGAGCGGGGTATCGGGGTCGCATGA